AATGATGAAGAATACACAAGTTCAGGAAGTTGAATGATTTGGCAATGTCCCCTCTGCGCAACGCCATTGACGCTGGGTAAAGATACCTGGCACTGCAGTAACCGGCACAGTTTTGATCGCGCGCGGGAGGGTTACGTTAATTTGTTACCCGTCTATCGCAAGCGGCGCAAGGACCCGGGAGATTCCACAGAAATGCTGCATGCCCGTCGCCGCTTTCTCAAGGCGGGCTATTATCTCCCACTAGTGGACACGATTACCGCGCTGCTGCCCTACCAGTCTGGGCGCCGGCTTTTGGATATCGGTTGTGGCGAAGGTTACTATTTACGCCAGTTGGAGTCTGCCGGATGGCACGGCCATGCGTTGGCCGGGGTAGATATTTCCAAGTCAGGCGTCCGTATGGCGGCTAAAGCCGACAGTGGTGCTCAGTTTGTTGTATCCAGCAATACCAACCTGCCAGTGGCTTCAAATAGCGTGGATCACCTCTTACGTATTTTTGCGCCTGCACCGGATACTGAGATGCTTAGGGTAATAAAGGAGGGGGGGCATTTGCTGGATGTTTCTCCCGGTCCGGATCACTTGTGGAGTTTGAAGGGACACCTCTACCGGGAACCTCGTAAACACCCAGCCCCAAAGTTGATTGAGGGGCTGTATCCCGAGGTCGATTTACGCTGCTGTTTTCCTTTTGAATTGCGCGGGCACGAAGCGATTGCGGATTTTCTCGCGATGACGCCTTTTGCCTGGAAGGGCAATCGAGAGGCTCGCGCGGAGCTGGAAGAGCAGGAAAGCCTGGTTCTCGAGGCGGATTTTATTGTTCGTCGTTTCATCAAGAGAAAATAATCTAGTAGAAATGACAGCGAAATACTTTGTGTATGCGTTGGTACTCCCTGTAGTAGAGGTCTAAGAAAGAGTTATGGCGACACCTAAAGACTATGCGTTTATGCGCAGAGCCCTGGAATTAGCCGAGCTTGCCGCAGAGCGGGGAGAAGTACCGGTTGGGGCCGTATTGGTGCGGGAAGGTAAAATCATTGGCGAGGGCAGTAATCGCCCTATTGGCAACTGTGACCCCAGTGCTCATGCGGAAATTGTCGCATTACGTCACGCGGCGGAGGCAGAGCAAAACTACCGCCTGCCAAATACCACGCTTTACGTCACTATCGAGCCCTGCACTATGTGTTTTGGAACCTTGATGCATGCGCGTGTTGGTCGTTTGGTTTTTGGTGCCAAAGAGCCACGTGCCGGCGTGGTGGAAAGCCAGCTGAAGCTTGGTGAAGCTGGTTTCTTCAATCATAAAATTTCTGTGGAGTCTGGTGTGATGGCTGAAGAGGCCGGGAGGCTGGTGCGCGAGTTTTTCCATGATCGACGCTGAATTGGCTTTTGCATTTGCGGTGAACAGCATCATTGTTGCTATTGTGGTGCTGATTCATCATGAAGTCCTCAATGCTTTGGTGCACCTGGGGCGCTGGCTACCGGTGCGGCACAACTTTGCCATAGTGCTGGGGGTGTTTGGTGCCCTTTTGGCTCACGTGGCGGAAATCTGGCTCTTTGCCTATGGCTATTACTTTATGGTGAATTCGCCTTACTTCGGCACACTAGAAGGTAATTTCAACGGCAGCCTGCTTGATTGTGCGTATTTCTCATTTACCACTTATACCTCCCTTGGCTTTGGCGATATTGAGCCTTTGGGGCATCTACGCTTCACTGCTGGCTTAGAGGCTTTAACGGGGTTGGTCATGATTACCTGGACGGCCTCTTTCATGTTTTTAAAAATGCAGCGCTATTGGGATATCTAGGGAGCCACTGAATAATTCCATAAGATCTATGCGGGCCTTGTGGAGTGTTCACACTATGCGATGTGCTCTCTTGAAAGGTCTTAGATATTTGTGCAAAGCCACTTTTTGATAGAGAACGGCTCTGAAACCCAGAGTCATCACAGAATTATTCAGAGGCGCCCTGGTTATCTCTTGAATTAGAGTTTCATTCGGGCAGTGCGCCCTGGGCGTTTCTTTGGTTTCTCTGCTGGGTAAAAATCGCCTTTAAAACGATATAGGTAGCTATGTCTTTCAATACTGCGCCACAGCTTGCCAAAAGGGTGTAGCCAATACAGCCAACGGGCCACCTTGGCCTTGTGGACGTTAGATTTTTCGATACTGGAAATGTGTTCGGCTTCCCATAGTAGATGGGGCTCGATACCATAAA
The DNA window shown above is from Microbulbifer variabilis and carries:
- the tadA gene encoding tRNA adenosine(34) deaminase TadA; this translates as MATPKDYAFMRRALELAELAAERGEVPVGAVLVREGKIIGEGSNRPIGNCDPSAHAEIVALRHAAEAEQNYRLPNTTLYVTIEPCTMCFGTLMHARVGRLVFGAKEPRAGVVESQLKLGEAGFFNHKISVESGVMAEEAGRLVREFFHDRR
- a CDS encoding putative RNA methyltransferase; translation: MIWQCPLCATPLTLGKDTWHCSNRHSFDRAREGYVNLLPVYRKRRKDPGDSTEMLHARRRFLKAGYYLPLVDTITALLPYQSGRRLLDIGCGEGYYLRQLESAGWHGHALAGVDISKSGVRMAAKADSGAQFVVSSNTNLPVASNSVDHLLRIFAPAPDTEMLRVIKEGGHLLDVSPGPDHLWSLKGHLYREPRKHPAPKLIEGLYPEVDLRCCFPFELRGHEAIADFLAMTPFAWKGNREARAELEEQESLVLEADFIVRRFIKRK
- a CDS encoding potassium channel family protein, whose protein sequence is MIDAELAFAFAVNSIIVAIVVLIHHEVLNALVHLGRWLPVRHNFAIVLGVFGALLAHVAEIWLFAYGYYFMVNSPYFGTLEGNFNGSLLDCAYFSFTTYTSLGFGDIEPLGHLRFTAGLEALTGLVMITWTASFMFLKMQRYWDI